A stretch of the Crocinitomicaceae bacterium genome encodes the following:
- a CDS encoding VWA domain-containing protein has translation MILFLITHQNLFAQITPSKTSFDFGEIYDEEASFVDITYTNNTGKTQYLLTIDKPRDVYYLFSDKKILPDSSIVIRYKINTAIKGKFNYTIDIYFSDSPTATTLYLEGDIKKVNSNSLTDCPDFNDKPPSGDLTFSLVVKVIDSITREPIANARVYFVERGELVGNYTTNQKGIVIRNLPLGYYFITAEKSPYTNNYFEGYLNATRNYVEIEMSYTEINPDTYIEPVEIVSDDEPEEDTTTTNVVITNDTPIDSTPVEIVPEIIPPLTEIPDTILDPGYFNYSNITFILDASSSMNANGKLELLKLSMIELVKILRPEDNVTVLKYAAETEIVLDHTSGDKKDEIISAIKGIKTSGSTAGGDAIKTAYNLNYEKHLHDGNNLIIIITDGMFNKGAKDYDETIKQHYAQHGTRFSVVGIKVTELIAEHLTGIANLGGGEFISINNVLDAQTKLIQEIRRTSYKGQSLR, from the coding sequence TTTGGAGAGATTTATGATGAAGAGGCTTCATTTGTTGATATTACATATACCAACAATACCGGCAAAACACAATATCTGTTGACAATTGATAAACCGAGAGACGTGTACTATCTTTTCTCCGATAAAAAAATTCTGCCAGATAGTTCCATTGTCATACGATACAAAATAAACACAGCCATTAAAGGTAAATTCAACTATACCATTGATATTTATTTTTCAGATTCTCCTACGGCAACCACGTTGTATTTGGAAGGTGATATTAAGAAAGTAAATTCTAATTCGCTTACTGATTGTCCTGATTTTAATGACAAGCCACCATCAGGTGATTTAACTTTTTCATTAGTTGTGAAAGTGATTGATTCTATTACCCGTGAACCAATAGCCAATGCACGCGTTTATTTTGTAGAGCGCGGAGAATTGGTTGGAAATTACACCACCAATCAAAAAGGTATTGTGATTAGAAATTTGCCCTTGGGTTATTATTTTATTACCGCTGAAAAATCACCCTATACCAATAATTATTTTGAAGGATATCTCAACGCTACCAGAAACTATGTTGAGATTGAAATGAGTTATACTGAAATTAATCCTGACACCTATATTGAGCCGGTTGAAATTGTTTCTGATGATGAACCGGAAGAAGATACCACAACTACCAATGTTGTAATCACCAACGATACACCCATTGATTCAACGCCCGTTGAAATTGTACCTGAAATTATTCCGCCACTTACTGAAATACCCGACACCATTCTTGACCCGGGATATTTTAATTACAGCAATATCACGTTTATATTGGATGCGTCTTCATCAATGAACGCAAATGGAAAATTAGAATTACTCAAACTAAGTATGATTGAGTTGGTGAAAATTTTGCGTCCTGAAGACAACGTGACTGTATTGAAGTATGCAGCAGAAACTGAAATTGTGCTTGATCATACATCAGGCGATAAAAAGGATGAAATTATTTCAGCCATTAAAGGAATTAAAACAAGCGGATCAACTGCAGGCGGTGATGCAATTAAAACTGCCTACAATTTAAATTATGAAAAACACTTGCATGACGGCAATAACCTCATCATCATTATTACCGATGGTATGTTTAATAAAGGGGCAAAAGATTATGATGAAACCATCAAGCAACATTATGCGCAACACGGTACACGTTTTTCAGTTGTGGGAATTAAAGTAACGGAATTAATTGCTGAGCACCTTACCGGTATAGCCAACCTAGGTGGAGGTGAATTCATTTCTATCAACAATGTACTAGATGCACAAACCAAATTGATTCAAGAAATCAGGCGTACATCATACAAAGGACAATCTTTACGCTAG
- a CDS encoding glycosyltransferase family 39 protein, whose protein sequence is MKQPDWTSLKTILIAALVVRVIAAIFSQGYGMHDDHFLVIEAAASWSDGYDYNHWLPWSIGSTGQPEGHSFTYVGINYIYFVIAKFFGIADPKLLMLFNRLLHGIFSLLIVYLSYRITEKISTKKAAQTIGWILALLWLLPYLSVRNLVEVACIPFILGSVWLAIKYDSKKYLLAAGMLMGVAVSFRYQVGVFAVGMAAVYFFKKEWKSFFNYSGGVIIVFIITQGIVDMLIWGYPFAEFIAYFTYNSNEGTAYIPNNNIAIYMLVLGGIFGLPLGALLILGFFKSYKKYVLIFVPVLLFILFHSFYPSKQERFIMPVFPLFLVLGVVGILPLLEKLNWKKWWNVSLKIFWILNIPILMAATFAYTKKSRVEAMYYFYETGQKPRKLLLEASGETDVSMLPKFYCGKWRYGVLEHKKDTPLLTVFPGYEYDFIVFFGEENLKNRVDEYRTIYPKMELGKVCEPGFVDLFLRWLNPRNSNEYIEVWKTNEIAR, encoded by the coding sequence TTGAAACAACCTGACTGGACATCACTAAAAACTATTTTAATTGCCGCATTGGTCGTTCGGGTCATTGCGGCAATTTTTTCGCAGGGCTATGGCATGCATGATGATCATTTTCTGGTGATTGAAGCTGCTGCATCCTGGTCTGATGGATATGATTACAACCATTGGTTGCCTTGGTCTATCGGAAGTACAGGTCAACCTGAAGGACATAGTTTTACTTACGTAGGCATTAATTACATCTACTTTGTTATTGCTAAATTTTTTGGAATTGCTGACCCTAAATTGCTCATGCTTTTTAACCGGTTGCTGCACGGAATTTTTTCATTGCTCATAGTTTATTTGAGTTATCGAATTACAGAGAAAATTTCAACAAAAAAGGCGGCACAAACTATTGGTTGGATTTTAGCTTTACTTTGGTTATTGCCTTACTTATCTGTGCGCAATTTGGTTGAAGTTGCTTGCATACCTTTTATTCTGGGTTCGGTTTGGCTTGCCATAAAATATGATTCTAAAAAATATCTGCTTGCTGCCGGAATGCTGATGGGTGTGGCGGTATCATTCCGTTATCAGGTGGGTGTATTTGCAGTGGGGATGGCTGCAGTTTATTTTTTCAAAAAGGAATGGAAATCTTTTTTCAATTATTCCGGTGGTGTGATTATTGTTTTTATCATCACGCAGGGAATTGTTGACATGCTCATCTGGGGTTATCCCTTTGCAGAATTTATTGCGTATTTCACGTACAACTCGAATGAGGGCACCGCGTATATTCCCAATAATAATATTGCTATTTACATGTTGGTGCTTGGCGGAATTTTTGGCTTGCCGTTAGGCGCACTTTTAATTTTAGGGTTCTTCAAATCATACAAAAAATATGTATTGATTTTTGTGCCGGTACTTTTGTTTATTCTCTTTCACTCTTTTTATCCAAGTAAGCAGGAAAGATTTATCATGCCCGTTTTTCCGCTGTTTTTAGTCTTGGGTGTTGTAGGTATATTGCCCTTGTTAGAAAAATTAAATTGGAAGAAATGGTGGAATGTTTCATTGAAAATATTTTGGATTTTGAATATTCCAATTCTGATGGCAGCCACCTTTGCGTATACCAAAAAATCTAGAGTTGAAGCCATGTATTATTTTTATGAAACCGGTCAAAAACCTAGAAAGTTATTACTTGAGGCAAGCGGAGAAACCGATGTTTCCATGCTGCCAAAATTTTACTGCGGAAAATGGAGATATGGTGTTCTTGAACATAAAAAAGATACTCCTTTACTCACCGTTTTTCCGGGGTATGAATATGATTTTATCGTGTTCTTTGGTGAAGAGAATCTGAAAAATCGCGTGGATGAATACCGGACAATTTACCCAAAAATGGAATTGGGTAAAGTATGTGAACCCGGTTTTGTTGACCTCTTTTTAAGGTGGCTTAATCCGCGCAATTCAAATGAATATATTGAGGTTTGGAAAACAAATGAAATTGCCCGTTAA